DNA from Lentilitoribacter sp. Alg239-R112:
CCTATGCACCCACAGCTTATCTTCAGGCCATACAGGCAAACCCTGACATTGTTGGCATTGGTGGTACAGATGGTGATAGCGGCAAAGGCGCTGCGATTGCAGTGACAGAAGCTGGTCGTGTGGGTGATATTAAAATTGTTGCGATGGATCGTAATGATGACATGCTTCCGTATATTGAGGATGGAACAATCACCGGAGCAGTGGCGCAGAAATCATATCTGGAGATCTTCCTTGCCTTCCATATGATGCATTGGCAAAACACGGATGGATTGAAAGTTCTACCGGACTGGCGTGCTGCTGGCATCAACCCATTGCCAGAGCGTGTTGAAACTGGTGTTATGCCAATTACAGCTGACAACGTTGGGCAATTTAAACACGTATAAATCCTCTGGCACCGCTTTTGCGGTGCCAGCTTTCCGCTAGGAACGTCTTGTGCAAGATATTTGGCAAATTTCATCACTCTCTCAAGATGACTTAATCTTGCATATCCTACCCGGCATTGGCGGGCGACTTTGGGATATCACCTACAAACAACAATCACTTTTGTTTCAAAACAACGATTTGGTTGGACACCAACCTGATCTTTCTTCCTTGAAAAATCTGCCAACAAGATCTCCGCAATTTGCATTTCCACTTTGGGGCGGCGAGAAGACCTGGATAGCACCCGATAATCTATGGCCTGATGGCGGCCCGTACCCTGTTTTAGATTCTGGTTCATATGAGATAGTGTTTCAAGATGAACAACAAATCACAATACAAAGCCAAATTTGCAATATATCTCAATTACAGATCGAACGCTCAATCAAATTAGGCGACGATGCGCGCATAACGATCTCCCACAAAGTCACCAATCATGGTTTAGAGGATCGCATGGCGGGTATCTGGTCTGTTCTTATGCTCGATCATCCAACACAAATAGGTGTTGTATCCGGCCCTCAAACAGTTACACCCATTTTTGGCAAGCCTGATGGCCACTATCGAGTTGCTGATAGCAAGCTGATTTGCGTTTGTGAAACGTTGGCCGAATTTAAAATTGGCGTTGACAATCCAAACGGACGGGTATTTTTGAAGTTGGGTGAAAAAAACAATCCAATTTGGATGGCAGGCCTTACAAAACCACCCTCCCCGCAAGCTACATTTGCGCATGATCACTCGCTCGAGATTTTTAACTCTGGTGACTATCAATATTGTGAAGTGGAATGGCATGCGCCTGCAAAGATGCTAAAGCCAAACGAGAGTACGGTGTTTGAACAAACTTTTATCCCTTGGTCAGGCGAACAAATACCGGATAAATTAAAACTTACCCCTCAAGAAATGGAACTCATGTCATGTATGTCCTAATTACTGGCGCTGGCGGTCATCTCGGTCGCAAACTATTTGATCATCTGGATGCTCAAGATGGTTTTGATGTAAGCGGGCTGGATATTAAATCTGTCGACCACCCTCGAATCCATACCGCAGACCTGAGCAACGACACGAGCTGGAGCCAGCATTTTGAAGGGGTTGATGTCATTGTGCATCTCGCGGGCGATAGAGAGCCCACCGCAAGCTGGCAATCGGCAGTAAAAAACAACATGGACGCCACGCTCACACTTTATCATGAGGCCGTGGAGAAAAAAGTTTCACGCGTCGTTTTCGCAAGTTCAAACTGGGTTCATGGTGATAAACGTTTTACCCGCCAGAAGCTTAACAGCACGACACCACCAGGCCCTGTAAACGCCTATGGCATGTCCAAACTCTTTTGTGAGAGAACAGGCGCTTATTTTGCTGAGCACCATGATTTATCCGTGATCTGTTTACGGATCGGTTGGACGCAATGGACACACAATAACCAACCCGGACCTCATATGGCGATGGGGCGTTGGGGACAGGAAATGTGGCTCAGCGATCAAGATTTTTTAAATGGCATGCAATCTGCCATCACAGCAAAAGATGTTGATTTCGCCGCTCTTAACCTGATGTCAAACAATGCCGGAATGCGCTGGGATATCAATGAGACCATAAACACAATCGGATATGCGCCCGTAGACGGCGCTCCCGCAAAAATCACACCATTCATCCAATTAAAATCATTCATGAAAAAGCTTTTTTCAAACTCTTTCCCAAAAATTTCCGACCAGCATTTTCCTGACTGGTGAAATGGCCATAACCGGACCAATACCACAGATCAGAATCCAAGAGGTTTTCCTAACGAATGCGTTCTGTTGTCTCCGGATCAAAGAAAACTGCTTTTGACATGTTAAATGCAAGGTTGGTTTTTGCACCTGCCTTAATCTTAGCATCTGCCCGCAAACGGGCGATGGCTTCTCCGCCACCCAGGTTAACCACAGCAAACGTATCCGAACCTGCAGGTTCAACAACATCGATCATGCATTCGTGCTGACTTATCTGAGAAGATGTTCGATCTGCGGCCTCTGGATCTGTTAGAGCTTCCGGGCGGATACCAAATAAAACCGTTTTATCTACATAATTTTTTATGTCGGCTATGTTATCAATAGGAAGTTCAATTTTTTTCTCATCAAATGATTGAATTTCAACAGCAAAACGGCCTCCACTCTCCACGACTTTGGCGTCAATCAGGTTCATTGATGGTGAGCCCATAAATGTTGCAACAAACACATTGTTCGGATCATTGTAAACTTCATCGGGAGTGCCAAATTGCTGCAAATATCCGTCTTGTAGAACGGCAATTTTTGTAGCCAGAGTCAATGCTTCTATCTGATCGTGCGTAACATAAACAATTGTTGTGCCCATGCGCGCATGAAGCCGCTTGATCTCTGTACGCATATCAACTCGTAATTTTGCATCCAGATTTGATAATGGCTCATCAAACAGGAATACCTGCGGATCACGCACCAGGGCACGCCCCATAGCAACACGTTGACGTTGGCCGCCTGACAGTTGGCTTGGCTTACGATCCAGCAACTCTTTGATTTGCAGCATAGACGAAACATCTTCAATGGCTTTAGTCTGTGTGGCCTTGTCCAGCCCGCGAATTTCCATTCCGAAGCTAATATTCTCTGCAACAGTCATATTTGGATATAGCGCATAGGATTGAAAAACCATCGCAATATCACGCTTGGATGGATGCAATGACCCGACTGAGCGTTCACCGATTTGAATATCACCAGATGTAATCTCCTCAAGACCAGCGATTGTGTTCAAAAGTGTAGATTTTCCGCAACCGGATGGCCCAACAAGAACGAGGAAGCCACCATCTTCAATTTCGAGATCAATGCCTTTAAGCACATCGACCTTGCCATAGGATTTACTTAGGTTTTTAATTTTAAGAGATGCCAATTTTATCTATCCTTTAACTGCGCCGGCCATAAGGCCCCGCACGAAATATTTACCTGCAACGATATACACCAAAAGCGTTGGCAAGGCGGCCAATATGGCACCTGCAAAATGCACGTTATATTCTTTTACACCGTGTGATGAGTTCACCAAATTGTTCAATGCAACAGTCATTGGTGTCGAACCGAAACCGGAAAAAGATGCGCCAAACAGAAAGTCATTCCACTGATTTGTAAATTGCCAAATGACCGTCACAACAATGATTGGCCCCGAACTTGGCAATAAAATACGTCGGAATATTTGGAAAAATGTAGCCCCATCAATTTGGGCCGCTTTGATTAACTCTGTTGGGAATGCAGCATAATAGTTTCGAAAGAACAATGTCGAAAAGCCAATACCATATACAAGATGAATAAGAATAAGGCCAAAAATAGAGCCTGATAATCCTAAGACACCAAGCACCTTCGCCGCAGGGATCAGTACAATTTGAAATGGAATGAAACAAGATAACAGCATCAGACCAAATACGATTCCATCACCCTTAAATTTCCATTTGGTCAGAACATACCCATTCAGCGCGCCTAGCACAGTGGAAAGGAAAACAGCAGGCACAACAATTAGAATTGAATTTATAAAATACGGCTTTAACCCCGTCGATTCGACACCGATCTGTGCGGAAGACCATGCCGATAACCAGGGTTCAATCGTCCATAACTTTGGCAAAGCCATTAGATCGCCACCTCTTATCTCATCAAGAGGTTTAAGAGAGTTCACGACCATGACATAGAGCGGCAAGAGATAGTAAACCAGAAAAATCAGTAGAACCGAGTAAATCAATGCACGGGTAAGCTTATTACCACTAACGGCATTATCTTGAGAAATCATGCCGCTCATCTTTGATCTCCGCTTTTAAGTTCGCTATACAAATAAGGAATTATGATGGAAAAAATCATTATCATCATGATGATTGCAGATGATGCTCCAATCCCCATTTGATTTCGCGTAAACGTGTAGGAATACATAAATGTTGCTGGAACCTCGGTCGCTCGACCAGGACCACCACCAGTCAGCGCAATGACCAAATCGTAGGCCTTAATTGCCAGATGCGCCAACACGACAAATGCAGATAAAAAGACCGGTCGCATCATGGGTATGATAATTCTTCTATAAATTTGAAAAGAAGAAGCGCCATCAATTTGGGCCGCTTTAATAATTTCATTATCAACACCGCGCAGGCCAGCAAGAAACATCGCCATGACAAATCCGGAAGATTGCCAAACCGCGGCGATAACCACCGTGTAGATGGCGTAATTTCGATCCTTGATCCAAGCAAAATGGAAGCTATCCCAACCTAGATTATGAAATGTGTTTTCAATACCAATACCCGGATCCAAAAACCATTTCCAAGCTGTACCGGTTACAATAAATGACAATGCCATAGGATAGAGATAGATTGGGCGTATGATGCCCTCAGCACGAATTTTTTGATCAAGTAAGATTGCAAGAAACAGTCCAAGTACAGAGCATATCCCGATGTAAAGGATACCAAAAATGGCGAGATTCACCAATGCGGTATTCCAATGTCGCAGGGCAAATAGCTTACTGTAATTTTCAAACCCCACCCAGCCATAAGA
Protein-coding regions in this window:
- the ugpC gene encoding sn-glycerol-3-phosphate ABC transporter ATP-binding protein UgpC, giving the protein MASLKIKNLSKSYGKVDVLKGIDLEIEDGGFLVLVGPSGCGKSTLLNTIAGLEEITSGDIQIGERSVGSLHPSKRDIAMVFQSYALYPNMTVAENISFGMEIRGLDKATQTKAIEDVSSMLQIKELLDRKPSQLSGGQRQRVAMGRALVRDPQVFLFDEPLSNLDAKLRVDMRTEIKRLHARMGTTIVYVTHDQIEALTLATKIAVLQDGYLQQFGTPDEVYNDPNNVFVATFMGSPSMNLIDAKVVESGGRFAVEIQSFDEKKIELPIDNIADIKNYVDKTVLFGIRPEALTDPEAADRTSSQISQHECMIDVVEPAGSDTFAVVNLGGGEAIARLRADAKIKAGAKTNLAFNMSKAVFFDPETTERIR
- a CDS encoding carbohydrate ABC transporter permease; translation: MSGMISQDNAVSGNKLTRALIYSVLLIFLVYYLLPLYVMVVNSLKPLDEIRGGDLMALPKLWTIEPWLSAWSSAQIGVESTGLKPYFINSILIVVPAVFLSTVLGALNGYVLTKWKFKGDGIVFGLMLLSCFIPFQIVLIPAAKVLGVLGLSGSIFGLILIHLVYGIGFSTLFFRNYYAAFPTELIKAAQIDGATFFQIFRRILLPSSGPIIVVTVIWQFTNQWNDFLFGASFSGFGSTPMTVALNNLVNSSHGVKEYNVHFAGAILAALPTLLVYIVAGKYFVRGLMAGAVKG
- a CDS encoding NAD(P)-dependent oxidoreductase, with amino-acid sequence MYVLITGAGGHLGRKLFDHLDAQDGFDVSGLDIKSVDHPRIHTADLSNDTSWSQHFEGVDVIVHLAGDREPTASWQSAVKNNMDATLTLYHEAVEKKVSRVVFASSNWVHGDKRFTRQKLNSTTPPGPVNAYGMSKLFCERTGAYFAEHHDLSVICLRIGWTQWTHNNQPGPHMAMGRWGQEMWLSDQDFLNGMQSAITAKDVDFAALNLMSNNAGMRWDINETINTIGYAPVDGAPAKITPFIQLKSFMKKLFSNSFPKISDQHFPDW
- a CDS encoding sugar ABC transporter permease: MDRIQQWLPRLVLAPSFFLVLLFVYGFILYTGYLSFTDSRMLPSYGWVGFENYSKLFALRHWNTALVNLAIFGILYIGICSVLGLFLAILLDQKIRAEGIIRPIYLYPMALSFIVTGTAWKWFLDPGIGIENTFHNLGWDSFHFAWIKDRNYAIYTVVIAAVWQSSGFVMAMFLAGLRGVDNEIIKAAQIDGASSFQIYRRIIIPMMRPVFLSAFVVLAHLAIKAYDLVIALTGGGPGRATEVPATFMYSYTFTRNQMGIGASSAIIMMIMIFSIIIPYLYSELKSGDQR